From the genome of Psychrilyobacter atlanticus DSM 19335, one region includes:
- a CDS encoding phage tail tape measure protein, translating to MSNRNFILKIGGKVDPSLTKSFNQSSKEVKKLSDHMKKVKDINFAKGSEEVKKLSNEMKNLKTTSREISKLEQKSKKLETQFTKGRKTYSEQQRSLFEMTKKTKDLKKILERTSKPTKKMINEFKKAKLAEDKLRASTDKERKSLTDLMRKMKSVKQETNKYGRSQEELSKQISQVSKRQNTLARSNEMAKRYKEQIRLSKEMKKALYQENQERFKKFRASNKEKGRNSLYRGVGQAVALGVGVKFAIDDESAFADVKKTTGLQGKEALKFKRDILSATKELPLFNNQIYEIAAAAGQAGIKMNELTKFTKDTAMVSVAFDMETGQAGDMLATWRQSFKMTQGEVVDLADKMNYLGAKIKASPAQIAELTTRVGSLGKIANFSEAETAALGGTLVALGVSDTGRAATGLQKVFTTLSAGASASGDKLKALQKLGLDPVDLSIELQDNATGTMFKVFQQIKQLDKSEQLAVTKQLFGEEALSTVPLLTDNLKFLGENLKLVKDKAGYSGSSMSELKNKMDTTASSMKVAIRSSRQLVMSFTSLMLPAIKSTTSGITSLTDGINSFTEEHPQMSKALAYGITGLVGLRLASGGARLGLEQVFKMKDDYRAFMSAGKKIKEWKQWGPTFNLITTNGKKSFQTLKAGASIAGTGFKTLGNGIISLGKSGMALLFSPWGIALAALAGGVYLIYKNWDKVKEGLTKTKTKTIELWNAFKESPISKIFEYSPLGMWIKGIKKLYGYWKKIKGEKDNEMPPLQQVKTLNLTQDKNGKRQNTSINSGLSGNWNGPAYAKGGVVSNPHLALVGDGKTPESIIPHDGSGRSKNLWYNAGNKLGMFAGKGIPALASTVKEKILKTNIENKFEFNIENKPTIIGNMENIGDLLKSSNEDLVKMIKKVVKETIAEGIKSERRMAFD from the coding sequence GTGAGCAATAGAAATTTTATATTAAAAATTGGAGGAAAGGTTGATCCCTCTTTAACCAAGAGTTTTAATCAGAGTTCAAAAGAAGTAAAAAAACTTAGCGATCACATGAAAAAAGTTAAAGATATAAACTTTGCTAAAGGTTCTGAAGAAGTCAAAAAATTAAGTAATGAAATGAAAAATCTTAAAACTACCAGTCGTGAGATCTCAAAGTTAGAACAAAAAAGTAAAAAGCTAGAAACTCAATTTACTAAAGGTAGAAAAACTTATTCAGAACAGCAAAGATCTCTATTTGAAATGACTAAAAAAACTAAAGATTTGAAAAAAATTTTGGAGAGAACATCTAAACCTACCAAGAAAATGATTAATGAGTTTAAAAAGGCTAAATTAGCTGAAGATAAACTAAGAGCTAGTACAGACAAAGAAAGAAAATCTTTAACTGACTTAATGCGTAAAATGAAGTCAGTTAAACAGGAAACAAATAAATATGGTAGAAGCCAGGAAGAACTTTCTAAACAAATAAGCCAGGTATCTAAAAGACAGAACACATTAGCTAGAAGTAACGAAATGGCCAAAAGATATAAGGAACAGATCCGATTATCTAAAGAGATGAAAAAAGCTTTATACCAGGAGAATCAAGAAAGGTTTAAAAAGTTTAGAGCCTCTAATAAAGAAAAAGGAAGAAATTCTCTTTATAGAGGAGTTGGGCAGGCAGTAGCCCTTGGTGTAGGGGTTAAGTTTGCAATAGACGATGAGTCAGCTTTTGCGGATGTAAAGAAAACTACAGGATTACAAGGAAAAGAAGCTCTTAAATTTAAAAGGGATATCCTCAGTGCAACTAAGGAGTTGCCTTTATTTAATAATCAAATTTATGAGATAGCAGCTGCAGCAGGACAAGCCGGGATAAAGATGAATGAACTTACAAAGTTTACTAAAGATACAGCTATGGTATCTGTAGCCTTTGATATGGAGACAGGTCAAGCAGGAGATATGTTAGCTACCTGGAGACAATCATTTAAGATGACCCAAGGTGAAGTAGTAGATCTAGCCGACAAAATGAACTATCTAGGAGCTAAGATAAAAGCTTCTCCTGCACAAATTGCAGAGCTGACAACAAGAGTTGGAAGTTTAGGTAAGATAGCTAATTTCTCTGAAGCTGAAACAGCAGCATTAGGTGGAACCTTAGTAGCACTAGGAGTATCTGATACTGGAAGGGCAGCTACAGGATTACAGAAAGTATTTACTACTTTAAGCGCAGGAGCTTCAGCTAGTGGTGATAAATTAAAAGCTCTACAAAAGTTAGGATTAGATCCAGTAGATCTAAGTATAGAACTACAAGATAATGCTACTGGAACAATGTTTAAAGTATTTCAACAGATAAAACAATTAGATAAATCAGAGCAGCTAGCAGTAACCAAACAGCTATTTGGCGAAGAGGCACTCTCTACAGTTCCACTCTTAACAGACAATTTAAAGTTTTTAGGAGAGAACCTAAAATTAGTTAAAGATAAAGCCGGGTATTCCGGCAGCTCCATGTCAGAACTAAAAAATAAGATGGATACAACTGCCAGTTCAATGAAAGTAGCTATAAGATCTAGCAGGCAGTTAGTTATGTCATTTACAAGCTTAATGTTACCGGCTATTAAATCTACTACATCCGGAATAACTTCTCTAACTGATGGTATTAACTCTTTTACAGAAGAACATCCTCAGATGTCTAAAGCATTAGCTTACGGTATTACAGGGTTAGTAGGATTAAGATTAGCTTCAGGTGGAGCCAGGTTAGGGTTAGAACAAGTATTTAAAATGAAAGATGACTATAGGGCATTTATGTCTGCAGGTAAAAAAATAAAGGAATGGAAACAATGGGGTCCCACTTTTAATTTGATAACTACTAATGGTAAGAAATCTTTTCAAACTTTAAAAGCAGGTGCTTCTATAGCAGGGACAGGATTTAAAACTTTAGGAAATGGAATAATATCCTTGGGTAAATCAGGAATGGCACTTTTATTCTCTCCATGGGGAATAGCCTTAGCTGCATTAGCAGGAGGAGTATATTTAATATACAAGAATTGGGATAAAGTAAAAGAAGGATTGACCAAGACTAAAACTAAAACAATTGAATTATGGAATGCATTTAAAGAAAGTCCTATTAGTAAGATTTTTGAATACTCTCCTTTAGGAATGTGGATTAAAGGCATTAAGAAACTTTATGGATACTGGAAAAAGATCAAAGGGGAAAAGGATAATGAAATGCCTCCTCTTCAACAAGTTAAGACATTAAATTTAACACAAGATAAAAATGGAAAAAGACAAAATACCTCTATAAATTCTGGTCTATCTGGTAATTGGAATGGTCCTGCTTATGCAAAAGGTGGAGTAGTAAGTAATCCTCATTTAGCATTAGTAGGAGATGGAAAAACTCCTGAATCAATTATCCCTCATGATGGTAGCGGAAGATCTAAAAATCTATGGTATAACGCAGGAAATAAATTAGGAATGTTTGCGGGGAAAGGAATTCCCGCCTTAGCTTCTACTGTTAAAGAAAAAATATTAAAGACAAATATAGAGAATAAATTTGAATTTAACATAGAAAACAAACCTACAATCATAGGAAACATGGAAAACATAGGTGACTTATTGAAAAGCTCAAACGAAGACTTAGTAAAAATGATAAAAAAGGTTGTAAAAGAAACAATAGCAGAGGGAATCAAATCTGAAAGGAGGATGGCTTTTGACTAG
- a CDS encoding phage tail assembly protein, with protein MKSKDEVPEGEKTVVKTEIKTIKEKTKLEIKNEIVIITLGIPINFNGEIIEKLELDFNSLTGVDICEAESEALGKFYTPLPDTNYSTAYQGAIAAKASGLPFEAILEIKSKDFKTITECTKGFLLG; from the coding sequence ATGAAAAGTAAAGATGAAGTGCCTGAAGGTGAGAAAACAGTAGTAAAAACAGAAATAAAAACAATTAAAGAAAAAACAAAATTAGAAATAAAAAACGAAATCGTAATTATTACTCTAGGAATTCCTATCAACTTCAATGGTGAAATAATAGAGAAACTAGAATTAGATTTTAATTCTCTTACGGGAGTAGATATTTGTGAAGCTGAAAGTGAGGCATTAGGAAAGTTCTATACTCCATTACCAGATACAAATTATTCAACTGCATATCAAGGAGCTATTGCGGCTAAAGCTTCAGGGCTACCATTTGAAGCAATATTAGAGATTAAATCTAAAGATTTTAAAACGATAACAGAATGTACCAAGGGTTTCTTGCTAGGGTAG
- a CDS encoding phage major tail tube protein, which translates to MNGFPISLQGFSLYLNALKEVGTVDVELPNIQFMTDTVTGSGIAGELEVPIAGLTKSMGIKIKKRAVNAQFTTLLAPITHQLAFRGNLQMADPGSPIGRMRNRKIRIMAKVTPKNKNLGKAETAKAMDTEAEFEVISLRVFVDEIENLHIDKLNNKFVVDGVNYLEDDDFL; encoded by the coding sequence ATGAATGGATTTCCAATATCTCTACAAGGATTTAGTTTGTATCTAAATGCATTGAAAGAAGTAGGAACAGTAGACGTAGAGCTGCCTAATATCCAGTTTATGACTGATACAGTTACAGGATCAGGAATAGCAGGAGAATTAGAAGTTCCTATTGCCGGATTAACTAAATCTATGGGAATTAAAATAAAGAAAAGGGCGGTCAATGCTCAATTTACAACACTTCTTGCTCCTATTACACATCAGCTTGCTTTTAGAGGTAATCTTCAGATGGCTGATCCAGGAAGCCCTATAGGAAGGATGAGGAATAGAAAGATAAGAATCATGGCTAAAGTAACTCCTAAGAATAAGAACTTAGGGAAAGCAGAAACAGCCAAGGCAATGGACACAGAAGCAGAATTTGAAGTAATTAGTTTAAGAGTATTTGTAGACGAGATAGAAAATCTTCATATTGATAAACTTAACAATAAATTTGTAGTAGATGGGGTTAATTATCTAGAAGATGATGATTTTCTATAG